In Polynucleobacter arcticus, the following proteins share a genomic window:
- the rpsO gene encoding 30S ribosomal protein S15 — translation MAVADIKTAEIVKDNARSANDTGSPEVQVSLLTARINELTPHFKANAKDHHSRRGLLKMVSRRRRLLDYLKGKDLGRYRALIEKLGLRK, via the coding sequence ATGGCAGTTGCTGATATTAAAACGGCGGAAATCGTCAAAGACAACGCGCGCAGCGCAAACGATACGGGTAGCCCTGAAGTGCAAGTTTCATTGCTCACAGCCCGCATCAATGAATTAACACCCCATTTCAAAGCTAACGCTAAAGATCATCACAGCCGTCGTGGTTTGTTGAAGATGGTTTCACGCCGCCGCCGCCTCTTGGATTACCTCAAGGGCAAGGATTTGGGTCGCTATCGCGCATTGATCGAGAAATTAGGTCTCCGTAAGTAA
- the secG gene encoding preprotein translocase subunit SecG has translation MEWFKTLLIVLQVISALAVILLVLMQQGKGADMGAAFGSGSSGSLFGASGSANFLSHATAIFAAVFFVCTLGITWLGNQKESSSGVLSGTVAPVVAPVAAPVAPVQDPTKPAVPK, from the coding sequence ATGGAATGGTTTAAGACTTTACTGATCGTTTTACAGGTGATTTCAGCTTTGGCTGTGATCTTGCTCGTATTAATGCAACAGGGTAAGGGTGCCGATATGGGCGCTGCTTTTGGCTCTGGTTCCTCTGGTAGCCTTTTTGGCGCTAGCGGTTCTGCTAACTTCCTTTCCCATGCAACTGCGATCTTTGCTGCGGTCTTTTTTGTCTGTACTTTGGGCATTACTTGGCTTGGTAATCAGAAGGAATCTAGTTCTGGAGTTCTATCCGGCACAGTAGCTCCTGTAGTAGCCCCAGTAGCTGCCCCAGTTGCTCCAGTTCAGGATCCGACTAAGCCAGCAGTTCCAAAGTAA
- a CDS encoding YSC84-related protein: protein MRVQIIQVLACGLLALFPLSSSAQFSNIFGTDKTVSEQRQEILKKSDDTLKALYQVQPKAKELIDRSVGYATFSNFGMKILIAGGGTGSGVVIAKDGAKPIYMNMAEVQAGLGLGIKSFQNIFVFQTKDALNDFVNSGWTFGGQVTAAAKYEKSGDAYQDATVVAPGVLMYQLTDSGLAAEITGKGTKYYKNTDLNK from the coding sequence ATGCGAGTCCAAATCATTCAAGTATTAGCTTGTGGTCTATTAGCTCTATTTCCATTAAGTAGCTCCGCACAATTTTCAAATATCTTTGGCACCGATAAAACTGTCAGCGAACAGCGTCAAGAAATATTAAAGAAGAGCGATGACACTCTAAAGGCACTCTATCAAGTACAGCCTAAAGCCAAAGAGTTGATTGATCGATCTGTAGGCTATGCCACCTTTAGCAACTTTGGCATGAAGATTCTGATTGCTGGTGGCGGCACTGGCAGTGGAGTTGTTATTGCTAAAGATGGAGCCAAGCCTATCTATATGAACATGGCTGAAGTCCAAGCTGGACTGGGTCTTGGAATTAAATCCTTCCAAAATATTTTTGTATTTCAAACTAAAGATGCATTGAATGACTTTGTGAACTCTGGCTGGACATTTGGGGGTCAAGTGACCGCTGCGGCCAAGTATGAAAAAAGTGGTGATGCTTATCAAGACGCCACTGTAGTAGCGCCTGGCGTATTGATGTATCAACTCACAGACTCAGGCCTTGCCGCGGAAATCACCGGCAAGGGCACTAAGTACTATAAAAACACAGATCTCAATAAATAA
- the pnp gene encoding polyribonucleotide nucleotidyltransferase, with translation MSIFNKAVKTFQWGNHQVTMETGEIARQAGGAVIVNIDDTVVMGTVVASKSAKPGQSFFPLTVDYLEKTYAAGKIPGGFFRREGRPSEGETLISRLIDRPLRPLFPEGFLNEVQVVIHVLSINPDVPSDIPALIAASAALAVSGIPFAGPVGAARVGYTNGQYLLNPTRTEQATSEMDLIVAGTQAAVLMVESEANQLSEEIMLGAVVYGHDQMQTAINAINELVTEAGKPEWDWTAAPKDEPFIAKVTALAEAPLREAYQIRQKGARSDKLKETTKAVMAKLAEEGDVDAVAVNDIMFEIEAKIVRSQILNGEPRIDGRDTRTVRPIEIRNGVLPRTHGSALFTRGETQALVVATLGTARDEQIIDALEGEYRDRFMFHYNMPPFATGETGRVGSPKRREIGHGRLAKRALIPVLPSAEDFAYSIRVVSEITESNGSSSMASVCGGCLAMMDAGVPVKAHVAGVAMGLILDGNRFAVLTDILGDEDHLGDMDFKVAGTANGITALQMDIKVQGITKEIMQVALAQAKEGRLHILSEMQAAMGSVRTELSAHAPRMVSFKIHPDKIREVIGKGGATIQALTKETGCSIDIKDDGTVTIASTSAEGMAEAKARIEGITAEAEVGKIYEGPVVKLLEFGALVNILPGKDGLLHISEISNERVKEVKDYLAEGQVVRVKLLAADERGRLRLSLKAAMADEGGTIAPLAGASADAPAEAAPATDETA, from the coding sequence ATGTCTATATTTAATAAAGCAGTAAAAACGTTTCAATGGGGCAACCATCAAGTCACCATGGAAACTGGCGAGATTGCTCGTCAAGCTGGTGGTGCCGTTATCGTGAACATCGATGACACTGTAGTAATGGGTACTGTAGTGGCTTCTAAGTCTGCTAAACCAGGCCAGTCATTTTTCCCATTAACGGTTGATTACCTCGAAAAAACTTATGCCGCAGGAAAGATTCCTGGAGGCTTCTTCCGCCGTGAAGGCCGCCCATCAGAAGGCGAGACCTTGATCTCCCGCTTGATCGATCGTCCGTTACGTCCTTTGTTCCCAGAAGGCTTCTTGAACGAAGTTCAAGTAGTGATTCATGTACTTTCTATCAACCCAGATGTTCCTTCTGATATTCCTGCATTGATCGCTGCTTCAGCGGCTTTGGCGGTTTCAGGTATTCCGTTTGCCGGTCCAGTTGGTGCTGCGCGTGTTGGCTATACCAACGGCCAATACCTCTTGAATCCAACTCGTACAGAGCAAGCTACTAGCGAGATGGACTTGATCGTGGCTGGTACGCAAGCTGCGGTATTGATGGTGGAGTCAGAAGCCAACCAGCTATCAGAAGAAATCATGTTGGGTGCAGTGGTATACGGCCACGACCAAATGCAAACCGCAATTAATGCAATCAATGAATTGGTAACCGAAGCTGGCAAGCCAGAGTGGGATTGGACTGCCGCTCCTAAAGATGAGCCATTCATTGCCAAGGTAACTGCATTGGCTGAAGCGCCATTGCGTGAGGCTTATCAGATTCGCCAAAAAGGTGCTCGTTCAGACAAGCTAAAAGAGACTACTAAAGCAGTCATGGCGAAGTTGGCTGAAGAGGGTGATGTTGATGCAGTTGCTGTTAACGACATCATGTTCGAAATCGAAGCCAAAATTGTCCGTAGCCAGATTTTGAATGGCGAGCCACGTATTGATGGTCGCGATACACGCACTGTTCGTCCGATTGAAATTCGTAATGGCGTATTGCCACGTACACACGGTTCAGCTTTGTTTACTCGTGGTGAAACACAGGCCCTCGTAGTAGCTACTTTAGGTACGGCGCGTGATGAGCAGATCATTGACGCACTCGAAGGCGAGTACCGTGATCGCTTCATGTTCCACTACAACATGCCTCCGTTCGCTACTGGTGAGACTGGTCGCGTAGGTAGCCCTAAGCGTCGTGAAATTGGTCACGGCCGTTTGGCTAAGCGCGCATTGATTCCAGTACTGCCAAGTGCAGAAGACTTTGCTTACAGCATTCGCGTAGTTTCAGAGATCACTGAGTCCAATGGTTCTTCATCCATGGCTTCCGTTTGCGGTGGCTGTTTGGCGATGATGGACGCTGGTGTTCCAGTGAAAGCGCACGTTGCTGGTGTTGCAATGGGCTTGATTTTGGATGGCAATCGTTTTGCTGTGTTGACTGATATCTTGGGTGATGAAGATCACTTGGGCGATATGGACTTCAAAGTTGCTGGTACAGCTAATGGTATTACTGCTTTGCAAATGGACATCAAGGTTCAGGGTATTACTAAAGAAATTATGCAAGTGGCATTGGCCCAAGCTAAAGAGGGACGTTTGCACATTCTGAGCGAGATGCAAGCGGCAATGGGTTCAGTTCGCACTGAGTTGTCTGCACATGCTCCACGCATGGTTTCTTTCAAGATTCATCCAGACAAGATTCGCGAAGTGATCGGTAAAGGCGGCGCAACAATTCAAGCCTTGACTAAAGAAACCGGTTGCAGCATCGATATTAAAGATGACGGTACTGTAACAATTGCCTCTACTTCTGCAGAAGGTATGGCTGAAGCCAAGGCACGCATCGAAGGCATTACTGCTGAAGCTGAAGTAGGCAAGATCTATGAAGGCCCAGTTGTGAAGTTGCTCGAGTTTGGCGCTTTGGTAAATATTCTTCCAGGTAAAGATGGTCTCTTGCATATCTCTGAGATTTCGAATGAGCGTGTAAAAGAAGTTAAAGACTATTTGGCAGAAGGCCAAGTGGTCCGCGTGAAGTTGTTGGCTGCTGATGAGCGTGGTCGTTTACGCCTATCTCTCAAAGCTGCAATGGCTGATGAAGGTGGCACGATCGCTCCCTTAGCTGGTGCATCTGCTGATGCTCCTGCCGAAGCGGCGCCAGCAACTGATGAAACTGCTTAA
- a CDS encoding NuoB/complex I 20 kDa subunit family protein, which yields MALEGVLKEGFVTTTADQLINWTRNGSLWPMTFGLACCAVEMMHAGASRYDLDRFGVVFRPSPRQSDLMIVAGTLCNKMAPALRKVYDQMPEPRWVISMGSCANGGGYYHNSYSVVRGCDRIVPVDIYVPGCPPTAEALIYGIIQLQSKIARTSTIARKA from the coding sequence ATGGCACTAGAAGGCGTTCTCAAAGAAGGATTTGTTACCACAACTGCGGATCAGTTGATTAACTGGACCCGTAATGGTTCTTTATGGCCAATGACATTTGGCCTTGCTTGCTGCGCCGTGGAAATGATGCATGCGGGTGCGTCCCGTTATGACTTGGACCGTTTTGGTGTGGTATTCCGTCCATCTCCACGTCAGTCAGACTTGATGATTGTGGCAGGCACTTTGTGCAACAAGATGGCACCAGCGCTGCGTAAGGTTTACGACCAAATGCCAGAGCCACGTTGGGTAATTTCCATGGGTTCCTGTGCCAATGGTGGTGGCTATTACCATAACTCGTATTCAGTAGTTCGCGGTTGCGACCGCATCGTGCCTGTAGACATTTATGTTCCTGGCTGCCCTCCAACTGCAGAAGCTTTGATCTACGGAATTATTCAGCTGCAATCTAAGATCGCGCGAACCAGCACGATTGCGCGGAAGGCTTAA
- a CDS encoding NAD(P)H-quinone oxidoreductase → MRVMEIKEFGAPEMLVPATRPDPVAPAAGTGEILIKVIAAGINRPDVLQRKGHYPVPAGASDIPGLEVAGEIVGGDLNHADNLFGLKVGDKVCALVQGGGYAELCTAPIAQCLPYPTGFTDQEAAALPETFYTVWSNVFMRGELSEGETLLVQGGSSGIGVTAILIAKALGHTVFVTAGTDEKCAACVALGADLAINYKTQDFAEEVKKVTNGKGVNVVLDMVTGTYVQKEIDCLADDGRIVIIAIMGGSKAEVNTGQILRRRLTITGSTLRPRPVSFKKQITQQLHERIWPLLNAGKLKPVIYKTFTLDQAADAHRLMESSEHVGKIVLTV, encoded by the coding sequence ATGCGCGTAATGGAAATCAAAGAGTTTGGGGCACCAGAAATGTTGGTGCCTGCCACTCGCCCAGATCCAGTAGCTCCGGCTGCAGGAACGGGTGAGATTTTGATTAAGGTGATTGCTGCTGGGATTAATCGCCCAGATGTATTGCAGCGTAAAGGTCATTACCCTGTTCCAGCGGGCGCATCGGATATCCCTGGCCTTGAAGTTGCTGGGGAAATTGTTGGCGGTGATTTGAATCACGCTGACAATTTGTTTGGACTTAAAGTGGGCGACAAGGTTTGCGCGCTTGTGCAGGGTGGCGGTTATGCAGAATTGTGTACCGCTCCCATTGCTCAATGTTTGCCTTATCCAACAGGATTTACCGATCAAGAAGCGGCTGCTTTGCCAGAAACTTTCTATACCGTGTGGAGCAATGTCTTCATGCGTGGTGAGTTATCCGAAGGTGAAACCCTATTGGTCCAAGGCGGCTCTAGTGGTATCGGTGTTACAGCCATTTTGATTGCCAAGGCCTTAGGTCATACAGTATTTGTAACTGCTGGTACTGATGAGAAGTGCGCTGCTTGCGTCGCTTTAGGTGCTGATTTGGCGATTAACTACAAGACACAAGATTTTGCAGAAGAAGTGAAGAAGGTAACCAATGGTAAGGGCGTCAATGTCGTGCTTGATATGGTTACCGGTACTTACGTTCAAAAAGAAATCGATTGCTTAGCCGATGATGGTCGTATCGTGATTATTGCGATTATGGGTGGATCAAAAGCCGAAGTGAATACCGGGCAAATTTTGCGTCGTCGTCTAACAATTACGGGCTCTACCTTACGTCCCCGTCCAGTGTCATTTAAGAAGCAAATTACTCAGCAGCTGCATGAGCGCATTTGGCCTCTGTTAAATGCGGGTAAATTAAAGCCGGTGATTTATAAAACATTTACTTTGGACCAGGCTGCTGATGCCCATCGCTTGATGGAGTCTTCTGAGCATGTTGGCAAAATTGTGTTGACTGTTTAA
- the pssA gene encoding CDP-diacylglycerol--serine O-phosphatidyltransferase, whose product MTSFRRRGRIDRSRLERTRTDRTQNEWAEDLGDGVDFEVEELHADKPRHRSKGIYLLPNAFTTAALFCGFFAIVNAMNHQFETAAIAIFASLVLDGMDGRVARMTNTQSAFGEQYDSLADMVSFGVAPALVAYEWALKDLGKWGWLAAFTYCAGAALRLARFNVNTTVVDKKFFQGLPSPAAGALMAGFIWLADDNKIPVRDSAIPWITFFLAVYAGLTMVSNARFYSGKALDVRYRVPFGVMVLMILTFVLISSNPPLTLFGLFVAYSISGYVIWAWERMSGRRFS is encoded by the coding sequence TTGACTTCATTTCGCCGTCGTGGCCGTATCGATCGCAGTCGCTTGGAGCGTACTCGCACTGATCGCACTCAAAATGAGTGGGCCGAAGATCTCGGTGATGGGGTAGATTTTGAGGTAGAGGAGTTGCATGCGGATAAACCGCGTCACCGTAGTAAAGGTATTTATCTTCTCCCGAATGCATTTACTACTGCAGCTTTGTTCTGTGGTTTCTTTGCCATCGTTAATGCGATGAATCACCAGTTTGAAACAGCTGCTATTGCAATTTTTGCTTCGCTAGTATTAGATGGTATGGATGGTCGCGTTGCTCGCATGACTAATACTCAAAGTGCTTTTGGGGAGCAGTACGACTCTCTGGCTGATATGGTGTCATTTGGCGTAGCTCCAGCATTAGTTGCTTACGAGTGGGCTTTAAAAGACTTGGGTAAGTGGGGTTGGTTGGCTGCTTTCACTTATTGTGCCGGTGCTGCTTTGCGCTTAGCTCGCTTTAATGTGAACACAACCGTTGTCGACAAGAAGTTCTTTCAGGGTTTACCAAGTCCAGCTGCTGGAGCGTTGATGGCTGGCTTCATTTGGCTGGCGGATGACAATAAGATTCCAGTACGCGATAGCGCTATTCCTTGGATTACTTTTTTCTTGGCGGTCTACGCTGGCTTAACAATGGTGTCCAATGCGCGCTTTTATAGCGGTAAGGCATTAGATGTGCGCTACCGAGTGCCCTTCGGCGTCATGGTTTTGATGATTCTGACCTTTGTGCTGATCTCCTCTAACCCACCATTGACCTTATTCGGCCTCTTCGTGGCGTACTCCATCTCTGGCTATGTTATATGGGCTTGGGAGCGTATGAGTGGGCGCCGTTTTAGCTAA
- the tpiA gene encoding triose-phosphate isomerase, with protein MRPLTVIGNWKMNGSLASNADWVKTVCRGMEQGMPAGRQYAVCVPTPYLAQCGELITECSLAFLSMGAQDASAHTSGAYTGEVAASMLKELGCAYVIVGHSERRQHHQEVDEQVAEKALQVLDSGMTPVICVGESADERNSGREIEVVRGQISKQVAILQDRLADCLIAYEPIWAIGTGKVASAQMAQDMHRAIRLQLAEFDEDVASHVGILYGGSVKPDNAVELFAMPDIDGGLIGGASLSPQDFLAICQA; from the coding sequence ATGCGTCCACTCACAGTAATCGGCAATTGGAAAATGAACGGCAGTCTTGCGAGCAACGCAGACTGGGTGAAGACTGTTTGCCGTGGCATGGAGCAGGGAATGCCAGCAGGTCGTCAATATGCGGTTTGTGTACCAACCCCATATTTAGCGCAGTGTGGTGAATTAATTACTGAGTGCTCTCTTGCATTCTTAAGTATGGGCGCTCAAGATGCATCAGCTCATACCTCGGGTGCTTATACGGGTGAGGTTGCAGCTTCCATGCTCAAGGAGTTGGGTTGTGCTTACGTGATTGTGGGGCACTCGGAGCGTCGCCAGCATCATCAGGAAGTGGATGAGCAGGTTGCGGAGAAGGCCCTGCAAGTACTCGATAGTGGCATGACTCCAGTCATTTGTGTGGGTGAGTCGGCTGATGAGCGTAACTCGGGTCGCGAGATCGAGGTTGTCAGAGGTCAGATTTCAAAGCAGGTAGCGATTTTGCAAGACCGTTTGGCTGACTGTTTGATTGCTTATGAGCCCATTTGGGCTATTGGCACTGGCAAGGTAGCAAGCGCTCAGATGGCCCAGGATATGCACCGAGCGATTCGGTTGCAGTTGGCGGAGTTTGATGAAGATGTAGCTTCCCATGTGGGAATTTTGTATGGCGGCAGTGTTAAGCCTGATAATGCCGTTGAATTATTTGCAATGCCGGATATTGATGGTGGATTGATTGGAGGTGCCTCCTTGAGCCCGCAGGATTTTCTCGCTATTTGTCAGGCCTAG
- a CDS encoding phosphatidylserine decarboxylase, producing MMYPHPIIAKEGWPYLALVGALTLLVHYFGGIGWSWPLWIIFFFVLQFFRDPQRIAALGRDLVLSPADGRIVVVEVTNDPYAGREALKISVFMNVFNVHSNRSAVNGTVKEIQYFPGKFVNADLDKASTENERNAVVIDANGQIVTLVQVAGLIARRILCYIHVGDRLKAGERYGFIRFGSRVDVYLPLTAEPLVSVGDKVFATNTALARVPGLD from the coding sequence ATGATGTATCCACACCCCATTATTGCGAAAGAAGGTTGGCCGTATTTGGCATTAGTGGGGGCTCTGACTTTGCTGGTCCACTATTTTGGTGGTATTGGCTGGTCATGGCCGCTATGGATCATTTTCTTCTTTGTTCTGCAGTTTTTTCGAGATCCGCAGCGAATTGCTGCCTTAGGTCGTGATTTGGTTTTATCTCCTGCAGATGGTCGCATCGTCGTAGTAGAGGTAACTAACGATCCTTACGCTGGTCGTGAAGCGTTAAAAATTAGCGTGTTTATGAATGTCTTTAACGTTCATTCCAACCGCAGCGCAGTGAACGGCACGGTAAAAGAGATTCAGTATTTCCCGGGCAAGTTTGTTAATGCGGATTTAGATAAGGCATCAACTGAGAACGAGCGCAATGCCGTGGTGATTGATGCTAATGGTCAAATCGTGACTTTGGTTCAGGTTGCAGGCTTAATTGCTCGACGTATTCTTTGCTATATCCACGTTGGCGATCGTCTGAAAGCGGGTGAGCGTTATGGCTTTATTCGCTTCGGTTCCCGTGTCGATGTTTATTTGCCATTAACAGCTGAGCCCTTGGTTAGTGTCGGTGACAAAGTGTTTGCTACGAATACCGCATTAGCTCGTGTACCTGGCCTAGATTAA
- a CDS encoding NADH-quinone oxidoreductase subunit A codes for MNLANYFPVLLFILVGIGVGLVPMFLGKILAPSKPDAEKLSPYECGFEAFEDARMKFDVRYYLIAILFILFDLETAFLFPWGVALRDIGWFGYASMVIFLLEFIVGFVYIWKKGALDWE; via the coding sequence TTGAATCTCGCTAACTATTTTCCTGTTCTGCTTTTTATCCTTGTAGGTATTGGGGTTGGTTTAGTACCCATGTTCCTTGGAAAAATCCTGGCTCCTTCAAAGCCAGACGCTGAAAAACTGTCGCCATACGAGTGCGGTTTTGAGGCCTTTGAAGATGCGCGTATGAAATTCGACGTGCGTTATTACCTTATTGCCATCCTGTTTATCTTATTTGACTTAGAGACTGCATTCCTGTTTCCATGGGGTGTGGCTTTGCGTGATATTGGTTGGTTCGGCTACGCCTCTATGGTGATTTTCCTCTTGGAATTCATCGTGGGTTTCGTATATATCTGGAAAAAGGGCGCTCTCGACTGGGAGTGA
- a CDS encoding patatin-like phospholipase family protein, with translation MLALAGCSSLQRKAAVPSQQMGQAQIAGLSGVRYLVASQSSIDQMAGDIQAGFKVRDEKTLNTPANYLSLSGGGDDGAYGAGLLIGWAERGDRPQFNLVTGISTGALIAPFAFMGKEYDPALREVYTKYGPRDIFIERGLVSGILSDGLSDTTPLFQLISKYIDQDFLRKVGNEYTSKNRWLLIGTTNLDAGVPVVWNMGKIASIGTPEALDLFRKIMLASASIPGAFSPVMFDFEVAGQSFHEMHVDGGAITQVFLYPSALSQRAQDLKLKLQKQRNAYIIRNARLDPEWRETERGTLSIIQRAISSMIQTQGIGDLYRIYHTTQLDGVGFNLAFIGSDFKFPHKSEFDTSYMQALFEYGYKQGLGGKEWQKYPPGYRRGFDEEVPKK, from the coding sequence ATGCTTGCGTTAGCAGGTTGCAGTAGTTTGCAGCGCAAAGCGGCAGTTCCGTCTCAGCAGATGGGTCAGGCGCAAATCGCCGGCTTATCTGGTGTGAGATATCTGGTTGCTAGTCAATCTAGCATTGATCAAATGGCAGGTGATATTCAAGCTGGGTTTAAGGTGAGAGATGAAAAAACCTTAAATACCCCAGCGAACTATTTATCACTTTCTGGTGGCGGTGATGATGGCGCATACGGCGCTGGATTGCTGATAGGGTGGGCTGAGCGTGGTGATCGCCCCCAGTTTAATTTGGTCACCGGAATTAGTACGGGCGCTTTAATTGCGCCGTTTGCATTTATGGGGAAAGAATATGACCCCGCTTTACGTGAGGTCTACACAAAATATGGCCCCCGAGATATTTTTATAGAGCGAGGATTGGTCTCAGGCATTTTGAGTGATGGCTTATCTGACACCACGCCCCTTTTTCAATTGATTTCAAAATATATTGATCAAGACTTCTTGAGGAAGGTTGGAAATGAGTACACCAGTAAAAATCGCTGGCTATTAATCGGCACAACCAATCTGGATGCTGGAGTGCCGGTAGTTTGGAATATGGGCAAGATTGCCAGCATTGGCACACCTGAAGCGCTCGATCTGTTTAGAAAAATCATGCTGGCCTCCGCCTCCATACCTGGGGCATTTTCTCCGGTCATGTTTGACTTTGAGGTAGCCGGTCAAAGCTTTCACGAGATGCACGTGGACGGCGGGGCTATTACTCAGGTATTTCTGTATCCCAGCGCTTTATCTCAGCGCGCCCAAGACTTGAAGCTCAAACTACAAAAGCAGCGTAATGCTTACATTATCCGGAATGCCCGTTTGGATCCTGAGTGGCGTGAGACGGAGCGGGGTACCCTGAGCATCATTCAGAGGGCGATCTCCAGCATGATTCAGACTCAAGGCATTGGCGATCTCTATCGGATCTATCACACCACCCAGCTTGATGGAGTTGGCTTCAACTTGGCATTTATCGGATCAGACTTCAAATTTCCACATAAATCTGAGTTTGATACTTCCTACATGCAGGCTCTTTTTGAATATGGTTACAAGCAGGGTTTGGGCGGCAAGGAGTGGCAGAAGTACCCCCCTGGCTACAGGCGGGGATTTGATGAGGAAGTGCCTAAAAAATAG
- a CDS encoding 2-isopropylmalate synthase: MSDKVIIFDTTLRDGEQSPGASMTKDEKVRIARQLERLKVDVIEAGFAASSEGDFQAISAVAAAVKDSIVCSLARANDKDITRAADALKAANAKRIHAFLATSPLHMAVKLRMSPEEVLKQAKRSIRFARNLAEDVEFSAEDGYRSEMDFLCRVVEGVINEGATTINIPDTVGYATPELYGEFIKTLRTRVPNSDKAVWSVHCHNDLGMAVANSLAGVKIGGARQIECTINGLGERAGNTALEEIVMALRTRKDYFDMVCGIDATQIVPASKLVSQITGFVVQPNKAVVGANAFAHTSGIHQDGILKNRDTYEIMRAEDVGWATNKIVLGKLSGRNAFKQRLQELGIAIESEADFNEAFVRFKTLADQKSEIFDEDIIAIMSDSAAAEEGEFYKFISLSQHSETGERPKSKVTFRIGDKEASSEAEGNGPVDASLNAIEAIVKSGVEQLLYSVNAITSGTQSQGEVTVRLAKGGRIVNGVGTDPDIIAASAKAYLSALNKLHDPSQAKLNAQMTP; the protein is encoded by the coding sequence ATGAGCGACAAAGTAATCATTTTTGATACCACCTTACGTGATGGCGAACAATCGCCTGGTGCTTCGATGACAAAGGATGAGAAGGTGCGCATTGCTCGTCAATTAGAGCGCCTAAAGGTGGATGTGATCGAGGCCGGTTTTGCCGCAAGCTCTGAGGGTGACTTTCAGGCTATTTCTGCAGTTGCCGCTGCGGTCAAAGATTCGATTGTTTGCTCACTTGCACGCGCTAATGACAAAGACATTACTCGGGCTGCTGATGCATTAAAGGCTGCGAATGCCAAACGTATTCATGCATTCTTAGCTACCAGTCCTTTGCATATGGCTGTGAAGTTGCGCATGTCTCCTGAAGAGGTTTTGAAGCAGGCTAAACGGTCGATTCGGTTTGCTAGAAACTTGGCCGAGGACGTGGAGTTCTCTGCAGAAGATGGTTATCGCTCAGAAATGGATTTCTTGTGCAGGGTAGTTGAGGGCGTTATTAATGAAGGCGCCACCACTATCAATATCCCTGACACCGTAGGCTATGCCACTCCAGAGTTATACGGCGAGTTTATTAAAACCTTACGTACGCGTGTACCCAATTCAGATAAAGCAGTATGGTCGGTGCACTGCCACAACGACTTGGGCATGGCGGTTGCTAACTCCTTGGCAGGCGTCAAGATTGGCGGAGCGCGTCAAATCGAGTGCACGATCAATGGCTTGGGTGAGCGCGCAGGCAATACAGCCTTGGAAGAAATTGTGATGGCCTTGCGTACCCGTAAGGATTACTTTGATATGGTGTGCGGTATTGATGCTACTCAGATTGTTCCAGCCTCTAAGTTAGTTTCTCAGATCACGGGATTTGTGGTTCAGCCTAATAAGGCAGTGGTTGGCGCGAATGCCTTTGCGCACACTTCAGGTATTCATCAGGATGGCATCTTGAAGAACCGCGATACCTATGAAATCATGCGTGCAGAAGATGTCGGTTGGGCGACTAACAAGATTGTCTTGGGTAAGTTATCTGGCCGCAATGCTTTCAAACAACGCTTACAAGAGTTAGGTATAGCGATTGAGTCTGAAGCGGATTTTAATGAGGCCTTTGTTCGCTTTAAAACATTGGCCGATCAAAAATCGGAAATCTTTGATGAAGATATTATTGCCATCATGTCAGATTCTGCAGCAGCTGAAGAAGGCGAGTTTTATAAATTTATATCCTTGAGCCAGCACTCAGAAACGGGTGAGCGTCCAAAATCCAAAGTGACTTTTCGCATTGGCGATAAAGAAGCGAGTTCAGAGGCCGAAGGTAACGGTCCAGTCGATGCGAGCTTAAATGCCATTGAAGCAATTGTGAAGAGTGGGGTGGAGCAGTTGCTTTACTCTGTCAATGCCATCACTTCGGGTACTCAATCGCAAGGTGAGGTGACTGTGCGTCTTGCTAAGGGGGGGCGTATCGTCAATGGAGTTGGAACCGATCCAGACATCATCGCAGCCTCTGCTAAGGCTTACTTATCCGCCTTGAATAAGTTGCATGATCCCAGTCAAGCGAAGCTCAACGCACAGATGACGCCTTAA